ACTAACTGGAGGCGAGAGATTATCATACACTACACTCAGAttataatattaatgataatatttcatgtttatatgtttgtatgagacagacagatagacagacagacagacagatggatagacagatagatagatggatagacagacagacagacagacagatggatagacagatagatagatggatagacagacagacagatagatagaaagacagacagatagatagatggatagatagatagataaacagatggatagacagacagatagatagatagacagacagatggatagacagacagatagatagataaacagatggatagacagatagatggatagacatacaggtagatggatagacagatggatagatagatggatggatagacagtcagatggatagacagacaggtagatggacagatggatagacagacaggtagatggatagacagacaggtagacggatagacagatagataaacagacagatagatagacagacagacagacagatggatagacagacagacagatggatagacagatggatagacagacagacagacagatggatagacagacagatagatggatagacagatagatggatagacagacagacagagatagatagatagatagatggatagacagacagatagatggatagacagacagatagatagatagatggatagacagatggacagatagacagacagatagatggatagacagacagatagacagatagatagatagatggatagacagacagatagatggatagacagatggatagacggacagatagatagatagatggatagatagatggacagacagatagatagatggatagacagacagatagatggatagacagatagattgatagatggatagacagacaggtagatggatagacagatagatggatagacagacagacagagagatagatagatggatagacagatagatagatagatagatggatagacagacagatagatagatgatagacagatagatagatagatggatggatagacagatggacaaatagatggatagacagacagatagatagatggatagacagacagacagatggatagacggatagatagatggatagacagacagatggatagacagatagatagacagacagatggatagacagatagatagatagacagacagacagacagacagatagatggatagacagacagatagatggatagacagacagatagatggatagaccgatagatagatagatagatagatggatagacagacagacagatggatagacagacagatagatggatagacagacagacagatggatagacagatagatagatagatggatagacagatagatagatagacagacagacagacagacagatagatggatagacagacagatagatggatagaccgatagatagatagatagatggatagacagatagatagatagacagacagacagacagatagatggatagacagacagatagatggatagacagatagatagatagatggatagacagacagatggatagacagatagatagatagacagacagacagatagatagatggatagacagacagatagatggatagacagatggatagatggacggatagatggatagatagatggatagacagatagatagatggatagatagatggatagatagatggatagatagatggatagacagatagattgatagatggatagatggacagatagatagatggatagacagacaggtagatggatagacagacagatagatggatagacagacagacagacagatagatagatagatggatagacagatagatagatagatggatggatagacagatggacaaatagatggatagacagacagatagatagatggatagacagacagacagatggatagacggatagatagatggatagacagacagatagatggatagacagacaggtagatggacagatggatagacagacaggtagatggacagatagatggatagacagacagacagatagatagatggatagacagacggacagacagatagatggatagacggacagacagatagatggatagacagacagatggttagacggatagatagatagacagacagatagatggatagacagacagatagatggatagaccgatagatagatagaccgatagatagatggatagacagatagattgatagatggatagactgatagatggatagatagatggatagactgatagatggatagatagatggatagactgatagatggatagactgatagatggatagactgatagatggatagacagacagatagatggatagaccgatagatagatagaccgatagatagatggatagacagatagatgatagatggatagacagatagatggattgatCGATGGATTGATGGATAGGTAGGCATATTTTCCTACTATTTTGGTGCAATTTTCCATTAAAAGTATGTAAAtattaaagtaaaatatatttactagaggaaaaaattacataaataatgataatCTCTTTGACAAatgtagaaacacacacacacacacacacacacacacacacacgtatataatTGCAATGGCCCTGATTAGATGCAGTAAACATGCACAGAGaataaatattaacaataatataattACTTGGTTTCCACATTTCACAACATATCACAAACATAAACTGCATTGAGtaatcttttaataaaataataataataataattttgtgaaaCATTACATTTGATGCAATTTTATtaagaaattgaaatgtgtaaatcttaaaaatagtgaattgttttatttttttttgagtgtagCAATCCCAGGATAAATGAATATACTGTTTGCAATAAGATACTTTTCTTATTATCTGTGAGCAATTTTCCCGTAAAAAATTcttacattcttaaaacaagatactttTACTCGAGAAGCAAAATTACACAATAATGTTAACTGGAAATTCCTTTTTATAAATGGGAATTCCAGTGCAGTGAAGCGTGTCGCCTGCATAGTGTCACTGGATGGTCAATGTTGTGTTTGGAAACAGATGTTGTAGCAGCTGTTTAGATGCCAGTCGTATATACTGCAGGAAGGGGCGgctgttttgttttacagtactTGTAATTAATACACGTATTTGCCGTTTCTCATTTCAGTTGCCAAACAAAGCCGCACCTGCTGTAGGTATGGAGGAACGTGCATTTTAGGAAGTTTTTGTGCCTGTCCGAAACATTTCACTGGTCGGAGTTGTGAATATGACGAACGCCTCCGGTAAAATCCAAGCTCACTTAAGGCCAATGTTTAGCTATAATAGATTTTTGGGATCACTGGATTTTTGATAGCCATATTTGTTTTACAGGGATTGCAGTGTCATTCCACACGGAGAGTGGGTTCAGAAAGGTTGCTCATATTGCCGATGTGGTTATGGACTTCTGCATTGCTTCCCGCATGTTTTCAGCAACAACTGTGGTGAGTTCATCCATGCATTTAGCTGTAAATGCAACTTGAATAACCCGTCATTTAAGCGTAATTCTTCCCAGGCTTTGATGTCAGTTtagacacatttatccacatgTGTTGATAACATGATACCAGACAAACACTAAATATCCTTCCAGCAGTTAAACAACAATACACCATTGAGAATAGTTCCCTAATAGagctgtgaatggtgactgactggCTTTCAAACTGACAACAAAAGATTATTCAGAGCTTGTGTTTTATGTTTAAGTATGTGCTAGTGGCCCTGTTTGCTCAAACTGCATTTATGCATATGAAACACTTGCATATATAACTTATTTTTGTATTCTCTTACAGACGACTCTGAGGAAGTTCGATGGTATCGTTCAAACGCCTTCAGAAAGTGCCCGTCTTCATATGTCATGTTTGTTGCCTTGATTTTAAACGTCCTACTGTAAACGTGGTGAAGTTGTTTTCTTGGTTTTGTACATAAATTTTATCAGACATGATGTCAGACCACGCAAAGCAACGATGAACTTTTGAGATTTTGATTTGTGGTTTACTTTTTCCCCATTAAGGGCAGCTTTTAGTGGTGGCACTGAAATGCAATTTGCTTCCAGTGGAAGTGCAGCTAGCTGTGTTTAACGCAACCGTTTAGTGAAGGAATCTGTATATaggatttatatataaatataaatgtattgtgtGTTTGTCAGTGCGCAGCCATCCAGAGCGAATCCTGCCTTTTTCAATGTCTTGCAAAAATGCCTGTTGTTTATATTAACAATGACTGTGAATTCTTACTGGTGAATTGGTCTTGTACGCATTTGTACTCTAAGCTTTCATTTGCTGTTGTTGTccatggagggagggagggaggaaggggagagagagagagagcgcgagagagcgCGCTAAGATAGCCTGTGATTGTTGACCTTTCAGCTATTTTCTCAAGAAGTCTGGCCAATCAAGCTCAACTGTTGCAACGGCCATCTTGACCTTCTACTGTCGGGCAGAGATGTACTGTAACTGTATGATTGAGCCAAGGAATTTGTCTCATCCGATTAAAACTCCCATCAATAACGAAGATGACTTGAGCAGTTTGTCACAGCTGGTGAGAATGAGGTTGGATGCCAGAGAACACTAGGGGTATAAATAACCATCAAAGCACAGACTTTTCCATTATTCTCTCCAAGACAAAGGAGCCATTTCTATTTTTTTAACCTGTTCGCCCGCTtgcggtagtgacgtcactctgcttacatttaatataatttaccatctataaatgtaattattgttaaCAAATGATGCATCTTGTCAAAGGGTTCAACactgatatccgatctctgtttcacgataataatcctccagaaacagtgactgagttatttgtgcaggagtacaaatgaaaacatgcgatatcaaaacgggacttctattatgaaaacatgcaatatcaaaacgggacttttattatgaaaacacgcaaTATcgaaacgggacttttattatgaaaacatgcaatatcaaaacgggacttttattatgaaaacacgcaatatcaaaacgggacttttattatgaaaacacgcaatatcaaaatgggacttttattatgaaaacatgcaatatcaaaacgggacttttattatggaaACAttcaatatcaaaacgggacttttattatgaaaacacgatctgcagatgaatccagttcaacacacttgggtcaatcgtccatgacaagtgtTCATTGACAAACGTCCAATAGCTCATTTATGTtcataaatgtgagaaatattgatatattctccattgtttacatgagatctcgccttcatcgttcttcaacaaactgcaatctgagcagcattcatgttgtaaaactgtatatgatctgatatattagagtctcataaacaaaaccagcccatctccaaagtctatttataaaaatgtggcgtagttttattcataatagtcgagcagtgcagtcagatttagtgtcgtcttgagaggcggagcttaatttgACTCTGTAggcttccagagattttacagagattaaagcggCAGAACCTCATTTATTATTCGATCATTTTCAGATTTGAAACGtaactgtgacagggtggagggcggggctgggtcgtgatcatacacacccggtctcttatcaggctaatcaagcctccgagagggataaaggccgactgcggaggattgtgtgggagagagagatcgtttacggacatgtccgtcatgtgtgtgtgtgtgtgtttgtgtcttctgtttcagtttattattaaactattatttatgatgaaaagccggttctcgcctcctcctttccattgactgctttacactggtgctgaaatccgggaaggaggagggatacgccgtagtagagatctcgccactaccgtccaccccaacagagcagccgcagccatctgtcgggggacgaggagcccggctgcctggaagcggacgacggccgccgaccgcgaggggagaaggggctcctaaccgaccgcctggagcgggagaaccgctgccaggggagggggagaccccttctgttccccaagaacgcggcggggcgttccgtccgccaggggctggaggtctgcctccgatccgcccggagaggcatggctgtcgtcctttagagggtggaggagtggccgaggaacaagctacggcgtatcggagaactggcgagtaagagcttttttttttttttcaatataaataatagttttaatataaaacttaaacacacacatgacggacatgtctgtaaacgatctctctctcccgcacaatcctccgcagtcggcctttatccctcccggaggcttgattagcccgataagggaccgggtgtgtatgatcacggccctccgccctgccacagtaacttctttagactcgtggctttgagaactttgtatttctgggttgtcttcgCACTTTTATTAAtggttttttagattataaaaacatgttcagcacaaaatatttccattactataaacttcagcttctctaactttaataaataacaacatattttaattctgaaacttgggaaataaagcccaaagtgtctcctttcaaaagagaccacaactgtgtccaaactccaaagggtcccgtaaacaCAACCATTTCAGTTCAGATCATTTTCATGCTTTGTGCTCAATATTGGGGTGtgcatcaacaggttaaaggtTGTTTGACAACATTCTCATGGCATATCCAAGACAACACTTTTCCGAAATGTATCTAAGATGTAAAGGTGTGAAATCGAAGTTTTTAGATTTTGGGTAGAGTTAAAAATTAATTTGTAGATGAAATATTAAAGGGTGATGCTTCAAAGGCTGGCTAAACCATAATGATCCACTTTTTTCCCCATGCAAGGAATAGCTATTAGAGCAAGCTCATTTATCAACTTGAGGAATTCTAGTAATTCTTTAGTCCCTGATTGTCTATGAGCTCATGTGGCTAAATGTGGAAAGAAACGAGACCGAACCCTTTTTTTTTAGAGCGCTGTCTTGGCTCTCTTCCTGTTGGGGCCACAGCATCAGACTGAACAAATAGAGATGCTTGTCTCTCTTTTTACATGTTCTCTTTGGTATTAATAGCCGGGTGGGGTTGGGAGAGCTTATTCCAGGTCTTGCAACTTCTCCATTGTCAATCGTGATAACGGCCTCTTTCTGAGAAGAGAATGtgcttttacataaaaaaagagcTCGCATGAGTTCAATAGTTAGTCAATTGCTTCAATGGGTGTGATAAGTGACTAAGATATGGACCTAGGATTTAGGAACAGTACATTAAGACAGGAGTACATGAAGCGCTATGATTTAAATCGTTTACATGAAGTGCTCCTGAGATTTAAAGCAAAGTTAACCTTAATATCACAGCATCTTTGCATGTGATTGTGGTAGCGGGggacgtggtcaagcgcctgtctgggagaggaaagcggtctctagcacctgtctctaattccagtgagcacgaggagagcggcataaaaagcagacacagagcctccagtcgagagaacccgacaagccaacccagtgcgcttgtgttgtaTTGTATTTTTGGTAGACTGTTGTGAGacagacggcaattaaagccttacctttttgttgaagcctcgtttcctgtcctccttcccgtgagggttgttacactggtgccgaaacccgggaccaaaaaattccaagcatggagaaaggtcgccccatagagtcctcccagctggcggaggtcctccagtccctcgcgatgCTACAccaaagccaccagcaatccctgcttgagctccggcaggaccaagatcgccgttttttttaaatcatgcgggctcaggcagaggagcCTCCTCAGCCCGGAGACCGCGTCGGCCACAACAGCGACCccagatgggcgcttgaccacgcccctgctacCACAGTGATATATTTCTATtgtt
The sequence above is drawn from the Xyrauchen texanus isolate HMW12.3.18 chromosome 43, RBS_HiC_50CHRs, whole genome shotgun sequence genome and encodes:
- the LOC127635780 gene encoding teratocarcinoma-derived growth factor-like — protein: MTNSLVRFLLSAALVCRAVASDSGCEGSDCGKVGVPGKPNKNSEFLKKLKELNTESAHRHRNAEAVLPFIGLTGVAKQSRTCCRYGGTCILGSFCACPKHFTGRSCEYDERLRDCSVIPHGEWVQKGCSYCRCGYGLLHCFPHVFSNNCDDSEEVRWYRSNAFRKCPSSYVMFVALILNVLL